The region AACACACCGATACACGCATACAGAACACCGGATAGCGCAAGAAAGCTGACGGCTAATATGGGTGCTTCCGCCGAGACGTTGACCAAGAGTACACCGAAGTTGATGACTGCGATGACAACCGTGATCCCGACAATGGTGAGGAGCCGAGAGACGAGGACGGTACTCGGGGAGTAGCCGACGACAACGAGTCGTCGATCCGCCGATCTGGCCCCGATGATCATCACCAAGCCGAGGATCCCGGCGATCATCGCAACGCCGAGCGTCGCCCCGAGAATCCGCGCGAGTTCGATCGGAACCGACTCGACTGTCGGCATCTCGGGCATGTTCGACATGGACTGTCCCCACCCTTCGATGATGATCGCCGGTAGGACGACGGCCAGGACGACCGTGACCGGATCACGAACGAACGAGCGTATCTGCGACGACACCCCGATTGTGAGCTTTTCCACCATCAGTTCTCGACCTCCGAGAGCACTCCTTCTTTCAGCTCATAGACGCGATCGATGCGGTCTCGCTCTTGCAGGAGGTGAGAAATGATCACGATCGAAGTGTCTTCGGCGACGAGCTCTTCGCTCATGTCCCAGAACGTCTGGTACGTCTCCCAGTCGAAGCCAGTGTACGGCTCGTCGAGCAACAACACATCCGGGTCGTGCATGAGTGCGATCCCGAGATTGACCTTCTGGCGGTTCCCGCCGCTCAGGCGATCGATGCGATAGTCGAGATATCGGTCGAAGTCGAGCCGATCGGCAAGGTGGTTCATCGCCGCGGTTATCTCCTCCTCATCCAACCCGTAGCCGGTACCGAACAGACGAAACGTCTCGCGGACGGTGAGGCGGTCGTACAGGAGCGTTTCCTGTGGGCACCACCCGATCGTCCCATTG is a window of Natronorubrum sediminis DNA encoding:
- a CDS encoding ABC transporter permease; the protein is MVEKLTIGVSSQIRSFVRDPVTVVLAVVLPAIIIEGWGQSMSNMPEMPTVESVPIELARILGATLGVAMIAGILGLVMIIGARSADRRLVVVGYSPSTVLVSRLLTIVGITVVIAVINFGVLLVNVSAEAPILAVSFLALSGVLYACIGVLVGALLPRLFEGSLVIALLAMMDAFLSGDSPLAADVPWWVEYFPLYHPKTLIQEAMLNGTYATGDLLFVLGYLAVLIGLALFVFQRTMAVEGRWLG
- a CDS encoding ABC transporter ATP-binding protein; this translates as MNEVTQESEAEFGRKVLSANDITKTYGSRLPFTRSVEVLTGASIDVYPGEIVGIVGGNGSGKSTLMKILVGVLDQDSGDVTHNGTIGWCPQETLLYDRLTVRETFRLFGTGYGLDEEEITAAMNHLADRLDFDRYLDYRIDRLSGGNRQKVNLGIALMHDPDVLLLDEPYTGFDWETYQTFWDMSEELVAEDTSIVIISHLLQERDRIDRVYELKEGVLSEVEN